The Dendropsophus ebraccatus isolate aDenEbr1 chromosome 6, aDenEbr1.pat, whole genome shotgun sequence nucleotide sequence ttagctgagacaagtgagacaagctgagacaagagactagtgagacaagtgaccagctgtagaggggataacatcacctcaggagatcaccacagagagagaagctgctgaggggaacaaggagaaagatcttacacagagcagcaagagaacagacagctggaggtgagagaaagagagaccttgagagacagtttgtcaggtgccccctcaggaaagggccagcacatatacagtcagtgggaatcctaaagacagacacccagtggagagacttggctgtaggagggagccgagttaacttagcctcggcacccatcttcctgacattcggggggtaggattgactaggacccctggatcctctgggaaccgaaagttgtggcctaaggcccggcccagtaactttgcaggaagctccctggcagacagggaggggagaagcagaccctagcgccattgggagaagtccacaggatcaccgtgctcaccagcgtcccacacgtactggcagaccaggacctaaggcaggtcgtctctctacacaccaccaggctctcacaagcacagtagctcagtcaaagccgccagtagtcacTGCTGTGTACCAAAGGACTGTACAACatctgcaagtcttacagtaaaggagttgttgttaccctgcctccctccttgtctccctgttgtctggtccacctgcaccacaccaccatcaagggccatattaccaggcagcagtattttggggttggccccgggggaactacaggtccacaccaccgaccaccttacacacgggtgcagcccccctacagaaaccgctgcagcagccacagaagagagagggatacccgggaagcgccagagagtccccctgtacctgcagaagccctcgtgcccacctgtgaccgtgacaagttccagccatcctgcaggtatagcacactctccccctgcagccctcagtgcatcccctcacagaggagctcagcgccacactatcaggagagactaccatcaccatcatcctctcctcactcccctccctctcttcccgttaccccggctcgctgcactcTCATCTCCAGTCCATAAATGTTTTGCGTAGATTAAGTCTCTAGTGGACCAAAGCGCACCAGTCCAACCTCTTATGACCGTCTCCAGATTTATCATTTCTAGTAAATATAGATCAGTTATTCTAAAGAGGGTGAAGGGAAGGCCAATCTACAGTATTTCCTCGCCATAGCTTCTCAAGACACTGGTCTTACATGTATTACAGCAGATATTGGGAATTATGGGACTAGATATGGTAGAAATAAAGAAAACAAGAATATTCGTAAATTTCATTTGCAGTGATTATATTTATTAGGCTCTGTAAAAATGTAAATAGCAGATGACCATAATATATAAGCTGTCCAATctatctattagtgatgagcgagcactaaaatgttcTCGAATCGAGTaaagaaccccattaaagtcagtaAGAGACTAGAGCATTtagccaggtgccccctgctgggcAGAGGGGAGGGTATCTGGTTCGATGCGCAGACGTATGCTTCCTGCCATATAGACATTATGGGAGATATACTGTATTCCTAAACAAAAAATGTGTGTTACTAAACAAATATAGTAGTACATTGCATAATAAGCACATTACAGCTCTTTCGGGAAAGAGATACAGTAAATGCCGGGATGCCGTCTATAACAATACAATTATATATGAATAGAGCTGTGAGCATTAACTCTGCACAGCTGTTTTCCCACACTAATTAAGGTCAATAATCAGGACACTGTGGGGAGAGAGTACTTGTAAATGCCGGGATGCTGTGACAGGTCATTCACAACATGCATAGTCCTGTAAGAGCTTACACGACTATATGTTCCCACGCCAATTAGGTTTCCTATTGATCAAATGGAACTCTGTGGAGTGAATGAATGTTAGTTAGATGTCCAGTGGAAAGTCAATTACTATTACTGTACGTTCTaacttagggccctgttacacaaacagattatctgacagatttttttcagccaaagccaggaactaaaggtaataaaggaaagactgagatttctcctcttttcatatccattcctggctttggcttaaaataatctgtcagatagtctgttggtgtaatatggcccttatacTCATTCTCTCCACAGGGTTCCATTTGATCCATAGGAAACATAATTGGCGTGGGAATAAATACCATTGCATTGGCTCTAGTAGGCTTTTGCAGGATTTTGTGACTGAACTGTTACAGCATCCCGGCATTCACATGCACTCTCTCCCCACAGTTTTCTACTAGACTATTGGCCTGAGGAAACATCAAAAGTTAGCGCTCACAGCACTTTGCATATCATGAATGTATTGTTACGGACTGCATCCCACCATTTATTGTATTTCTTACCCAACAAAATTCTAATGTGCCAAATAACCAATGTTTTAACATATTCATTTTGTAACTCACTTTTTTCATTTAGGGATATACCTCCCATGATGTCTACATCACAGGGAGCATAGATTTATTCTTATTCTAATATGAGCGTAATGCCGGCCCTATGAGATTTAAACAGTTCTACTGTATGCCTGCTCCTGTCGGGTAACCATACTGCATGTATATGAGCCGAGCATAAGGTGACCCAAGCCTATATAGACCCTGGTCACCTGATGTGGCTGGCCAAGAACTTCTATGCCAGTAGCCAACATTCCTACAGTATAAAAGGATGTGCCAGAACTTCCCCGCATGTTTATTGGATCATTTAAGATGGcaaacatgcagggaggagaCCTCCACTTTGACCAGAGCCCCATGAGGCGCTCAATCTCGCATCGAGCAGCCGTATGCTTAATAGAGAATGCTCGCTCAATGCTACCACCTATTAGATGTATACATTTATGTGATGTCAGGAATGAGTGCACTTTACCCTTCATTGCATTAGTGTATTAATAAGCAAAGCAAATCCACATTTATCTGCTACTGTAAATGGTATTGTTTTTTTTCATGgctttttaattataatttttttttttactctaaacatGCAAAGCAGCAACATCTGAGGGGGATTAACCCTTGTAGCACTTCTCGTCTTTGGCGCCATTGTTGAAGCATTTAATGCAATTATTGCCACTACAGCGAAGTAAAGACATCTTTgcatccagctctccccagtTTTTCCAGACTTCATTCTCCGGCCTCTTCTTATCCTTCTCAAACACTTTGGTGTAGGCGAAGACTCGGTTCCCGGGAAGGTTGACTCTGTTGAGTTTGTCGATGATGTTGTACTTCcccttaggatcagtacaggtctgtACACAAGGGGAGTTCAGGGAGAAGAACACCACACAGCCAGCTGCGGGGTTCTTCTCCAGGAGGGTGCTGATGGGGGATTTACCAGTATCGGAGAGGGGGTTTAGGAGGCGGGATTCGGCGTGAACTTCATATCTCTTCTCTTTTTTGTAGGATGCAGCCACCATTCGATTTCCAATGTAGATTTCTTTCTTGACCACTTTGTCAGGGATGCCGGCAGACTTCTCCACGTTCAGAGCTTCATCAAAGTCGCCGGTTTGTAAATCTTTGTTGCATTCTTGATCAGTAAACTTCACAAAATAGGCATACTGTTCCTGCAAACCCCTGCAAGACAGAAGAGAACTTCACTCTGTGGAAACAAACATTATTAAAGGGAGGctatgccctatccacagtatgcaCAAGATAGGACATGCGTAAGATTGTGGGGGAAGACTGTTGGGGCCTCCCCAATCTTCAGAATGGGGACCCTGAAGTCCCATCTGAATGGAGCTGCCAAACAGAGCCAAATGCTTTACATAGAGAAATAATGGAAATAGGGGGCACATAAGTGGAATAAGTGGTCTGTGAATTCATTCTCTCATTCTGTAGATCATCAGTGATTCTGACTTTAATCCTTCTCTGCCCAGACATTAAAGCTTTCATTTATTCTACCTAATTTTATTTGTGTAGACCTGGATGCTGTTTGATACCATCTGCCGGGATGCTCTGTCTTCCTCAATGTCAGGTTCCTTACTGTCCTGCTCATAGGCCATAAAGGCTTAGAGGGACCATTGCCAGTAATGTAGCTGAAAGTCTGGACAGTCCAAAGCCACTGTCAGTAAAAAGGGGGGCCCAAGATAAACTTTTGCCTTTATCCAAAAATTAGTAGTACTGGTGCTATAAACACTGAgtgaccagtagagatgagcgaacttttcaaaagttcgttccgaccggacttccggatttttttgaaaagttcggttccaCTGATTTttagatttcttcggatttcatagtttaaagcatctatatgataggggggggtagtgtatttggttgaatttagggctctacatgtcagtaacattattatcttttcaata carries:
- the LOC138795154 gene encoding uncharacterized protein, producing the protein MRMGPVLLAALCLWSCVLTATPLSPEQVGKITNYIEQNIFRGLQEQYAYFVKFTDQECNKDLQTGDFDEALNVEKSAGIPDKVVKKEIYIGNRMVAASYKKEKRYEVHAESRLLNPLSDTGKSPISTLLEKNPAAGCVVFFSLNSPCVQTCTDPKGKYNIIDKLNRVNLPGNRVFAYTKVFEKDKKRPENEVWKNWGELDAKMSLLRCSGNNCIKCFNNGAKDEKCYKG